Proteins encoded in a region of the Triticum dicoccoides isolate Atlit2015 ecotype Zavitan chromosome 3A, WEW_v2.0, whole genome shotgun sequence genome:
- the LOC119268539 gene encoding uncharacterized protein LOC119268539, producing the protein MPRGSSQRCTASGPPASMVSASASEDELALLTGPQLVIHLTKTHRRADFDAVSRILAARDRERATLEANLAAAEAELEAARARLVGVDEVHSNLKAALRELKAQEEKKKALAGAYHRPRDETDEMAFVPGDAAPEAVHRDEGRVKEAKEGEGNDDDDIIDLCSDGEEGDRTAVAGEMEMEGDEDGDDKVPLSQRFKRLRRAEPGELESGKGDGQGQIDSVSTLGNDQQKSSFVKMEEQMTRTGKMACMPEASKVAASVQESVVVKSEKFDDEMPRTVLLPSPGLLSKSPLQKGPSKSDYCKAGTGEKEGSFDGVPATGVSQLLKGDAKMNKTPMVESSDKCGNKVIGAEKCSPLLRPSEERMMSRVGVPFEPCNGNNKYVQVKREAGSLPSTITSEWDSEGHLCSSVCNHVEIAMQALCALYRQRKLAMGDAREESRARTLAEFLLDGDLQGPMRRTVAELENHDATNPLFLIQVTISCSGQLYDIFRKKEDPYFC; encoded by the exons ATGCCCCGAGGCAGCTCGCAGCGGTGCACCGCCTCCGGGCCGCCGGCCTCGATggtctccgcctccgcctccgaggACGAACTCGCCCTCCTCACCGGCCCGCAGCTCGTGATCCACCTCACCAAGACCCACCGCAGAGCCGACTTCGATGCGGTTTCGCGCATCCTCGCCGCGCGGGACCGCGAGAGGGCCACTCTCGAGGCGAATCTGGCGGCTGCGGAGGCCGAACTCGAGGCAGCGAGGGCGCGCTTGGTGGGGGTCGACGAGGTGCACTCCAACCTAAAGGCCGCGCTCAGGGAGCTCAAAGCacaggaggagaagaaaaaggcgCTAGCCGGCGCGTACCACCGGCCGCGGGACGAGACCGACGAGATGGCGTTCGTGCCCGGTGACGCCGCCCCAGAAGCGGTGCATCGGGACGAGGGGCGCGTCAAGGAGGCCAAGGAAGGGGAGGGGAACGACGACGACGACATTATTGACCTGTGCAGCGACGGGGAGGAAGGGGATAGGACGGCGGTGGCCGGCGAGATGGAAATGGAAGGGGACGAAGATGGGGATGACAAAGTGCCGCTGAGCCAGCGCTTCAAGCGACTACGGCGAGCCGAGCCCGGTGAGTTGGAATCGGGGAAGGGAGATGGACAGGGGCAAATCGATTCTGTCAGTACTCTGGGGAATGATCAGCAGAAATCTTCGTTTGTAAAGATGGAGGAGCAGATGACAAGAACCGGGAAGATGGCCTGTATGCCCGAGGCTTCAAAGGTGGCAGCTTCCGTGCAGGAGAGTGTAGTTGTGAAATCAGAAAAGTTTGATGATGAGATGCCCAGGACAGTGCTGCTTCCTTCTCCGGGGCTTCTTAGCAAGAGCCCTCTACAGAAGGGTCCTTCCAAGAGTGACTATTGTAAAGCCGGAACTGGCGAAAAAGAAGGCTCATTTGATGGTGTTCCAGCTACTGGAGTCAGTCAGCTATTGAAGGGGGATGCAAAAATGAACAAGACACCAATGGTTGAATCATCGGACAAATGTGGCAACAAGGTCATTGGTGCTGAAAAATGTTCACCTCTATTAAGACCGAGTGAGGAACGGATGATGTCGAGGGTTGGAGTTCCATTTGAACCTTGCAATGGCAACAACAAGTATGTCCAGGTAAAGAGGGAGGCGGGCTCGTTGCCTTCAACAATTACCAGTGAGTGGGACTCTGAAGGACATCTGTGTAGTTCAGTTTGCAATCATGTGGAGATAGCTATGCAAGCTCTCTGTGCTCTTTATCGCCAAAGGAAGTTAGCAATGGGGGATGCAAGAGAGGAATCCAG GGCACGTACCTTGGCGGAATTTCTTTTGGATGGTGATCTGCAGGGACCAATGAGAAGAACTGTTGCGGAACTAGAGAATCATGATGCGACAAATCCACTTTTTCTTATCCAAGTAACAATCAGTTGCTCTGGGCAGTTGTATGATATTTTCAGGAAGAAAGAAGATCCATACTTCTGTTGA
- the LOC119268540 gene encoding pathogenesis-related genes transcriptional activator PTI6-like → MSRSRTVRIYWDDPDVTDSSSEEEDGCAARRVGRMVRELPPAPAPLVHAAAAAAAASPEQCSAGDDDLPRRVGGCTGARKRLAKGGGSAAQSTKFRGVRRRPWGKFAAEIRDPWRGVRVWLGTFDTAEEAARVYDNAAIQLRGATATTNFSTSTNSEGGQEDLTAAGYESGAESSQAVSSPTSVLRKVPSMSSLAEDRGDSEACQGDAAAGSSLSVPEELGEFVPFEDAPVYSSSSFWDFEPQSGFLYAEPSSAEEASWDASAGGEPWAAPVQENDYFFQDLRDLFPLNQLPAIF, encoded by the coding sequence ATGTCGCGGTCGCGCACGGTGCGAATCTACTGGGACGATCCCGACGTGACGGACTCgtccagcgaggaggaggacgGCTGCGCCGCTCGGAGGGTGGGAAGGATGGTGCGGGAGCTCCCGCCGGCCCCGGCGCCGCTGGtgcacgcggcggcggcggctgctgctgcttcGCCGGAGCAGTGCAGCGCGGGAGACGACGACCTGCCGAGGCGTGTTGGTGGGTGCACCGGTGCGCGGAAGAGGCTGGCCAAGGGCGGCGGCTCCGCTGCGCAGAGCACCAAGTTCCGCGGCGTCAGGCGGCGGCCGTGGGGCAAGTTCGCGGCGGAGATCCGCGACCCGTGGCGTGGCGTGCGCGTCTggctcggcaccttcgacaccgccgaggaggccgcgcgcgtGTACGACAACGCGGCCATTCAGCTCCGCGGCGCCACCGCCACGACCAACTTCTCCACGTCCACCAACTCGGAGGGCGGCCAGGAGGACCTGACGGCGGCCGGGTACGAGTCCGGCGCCGAGTCCTCGCAGGCGGTGTCGTCCCCGACGTCCGTCCTCCGCAAGGTGCCGTCCATGTCGTCCTTGGCGGAGGACAGGGGCGACTCGGAGGCCTGTCAGGGCGACGCCGCCGCCGGCAGCAGCCTCAGCGTTCCGGAGGAGCTGGGCGAGTTCGTGCCGTTCGAGGACGCGCCGGTCTACTCCAGCAGCAGCTTCTGGGACTTCGAGCCGCAGTCCGGGTTCCTCTACGCCGAGCCGTCGTCGGCCGAGGAGGCCTCGTGGGACGCGTCCGCCGGCGGCGAGCCGTGGGCCGCGCCGGTGCAGGAGAACGACTACTTCTTCCAGGATTTGCGCGACCTGTTCCCGCTCAACCAGCTTCCCGCGATTTTCTAG